In one window of Candidatus Binatia bacterium DNA:
- a CDS encoding glycosyltransferase family 9 protein: protein MRPHDRHFGVASQSLGRHARVLLVRTDHLGDMLLTLPMAQVLRAAQPEWRVSVLASPANREAAEHHPDVSEVLVDIEAKHSGLRQLRALARDLAGRFDAAILVHPTPRLALALWLAHIPLRIGTAYRAYSFLLNRRVRQHRRGRAIHESLLNLELLSAVGIAPPQAVPPLRWQMRDHEVERVEALLRQHGLSGESWAVIHPGSAGSALNWDASAYAAFGQRIAKAGHRVVVTGTMREQALAARVCSGIGSAAVNLCGALSLGELAVALQRCSLFIGGSTGPTHLAALLGAPTVALYSPLRSQRPERWQPLGPRVLTLLPDVGQQCPRCLGARCPYFLCMTQRLSVDTVWQAAQQLLRASCS, encoded by the coding sequence ATGCGGCCACACGATCGGCACTTCGGAGTTGCGAGTCAATCCCTCGGGCGCCACGCACGCGTGCTTTTGGTGCGAACGGATCACCTCGGCGACATGTTGCTCACTCTACCCATGGCGCAAGTCTTGCGCGCAGCGCAGCCAGAGTGGCGCGTCAGTGTCCTCGCCTCGCCTGCCAACCGTGAAGCGGCAGAGCACCACCCCGACGTTAGCGAAGTGCTCGTCGACATTGAGGCGAAACATTCCGGCCTGCGACAACTCCGGGCGCTCGCGCGGGATTTGGCTGGGCGCTTCGATGCCGCAATTTTGGTGCATCCCACACCACGACTGGCACTTGCGTTGTGGCTTGCCCACATACCTCTGCGCATCGGAACTGCATATCGCGCCTATTCTTTCTTGCTGAACCGCAGAGTGCGCCAGCATCGCCGCGGACGGGCGATTCACGAGAGCTTGTTGAACCTCGAACTTCTCTCTGCAGTCGGGATTGCACCACCGCAGGCCGTGCCTCCGTTGCGCTGGCAGATGCGCGATCATGAGGTAGAACGTGTCGAAGCGCTGTTACGCCAGCACGGTCTCTCCGGCGAGTCGTGGGCCGTGATTCACCCGGGGAGTGCCGGCTCCGCTTTGAACTGGGACGCCTCTGCCTATGCCGCTTTCGGGCAGCGGATCGCGAAGGCCGGCCACCGCGTAGTGGTCACCGGGACGATGCGCGAGCAAGCCCTTGCCGCTCGCGTTTGCTCCGGCATCGGCAGCGCAGCCGTGAATCTTTGCGGGGCCCTGAGCTTGGGCGAGCTGGCGGTCGCGCTGCAACGCTGCAGTTTGTTCATCGGTGGTTCCACTGGGCCCACCCACTTAGCGGCGCTCCTCGGTGCGCCCACGGTGGCTTTGTACTCCCCGCTTCGGTCACAGCGCCCAGAGCGGTGGCAACCGCTCGGACCGCGCGTGCTCACGCTACTGCCCGACGTTGGCCAGCAGTGTCCGCGCTGTCTCGGAGCACGCTGCCCGTACTTCTTATGCATGACACAGCGACTTTCCGTCGACACCGTGTGGCAAGCTGCGCAACAACTGCTGCGCGCCAGTTGCAGTTGA
- a CDS encoding glycosyltransferase, translating to MRVSGFTFVRNAIDLYYPMVESIRSILPICDEFIVAAGDSTDGTTELLRSIGDPKIKIIKTVWDPALFVQGRTNAQQTNIALDACTGDWAFYLQADEVVHEDDLPTIVAAMERYLKDPRVEGLLFDYLHFFGDYDHYMIAHGWYRREIRIVRTGIGVRSWKSAQGFRRNGKKLKVKHSGGRIFHYGWVRPPQRMTRKTHSFLTLHRGREEADKNFPDLEQPFDYGRLHGRARFTGTHPAVMRERIAAMNWEVRPGKAKMRHDTLRIRLLTFLENRILGFRLGENRNYIELPD from the coding sequence ATGCGTGTTAGTGGCTTTACCTTCGTGCGCAATGCCATCGACTTGTATTACCCGATGGTGGAATCGATCCGCTCCATCTTGCCGATTTGCGACGAGTTCATCGTTGCGGCGGGTGATTCCACAGACGGCACCACGGAGCTCCTCCGTAGCATCGGTGACCCGAAGATCAAAATTATCAAAACCGTCTGGGACCCAGCGTTGTTCGTGCAAGGGCGCACGAATGCGCAGCAAACCAACATCGCCCTCGATGCGTGTACCGGTGATTGGGCTTTTTATCTGCAAGCCGACGAAGTCGTCCACGAGGACGATTTGCCCACCATTGTTGCCGCGATGGAGCGTTACCTGAAGGACCCGCGGGTGGAGGGTTTGCTGTTCGATTATCTGCATTTTTTCGGCGACTACGACCACTACATGATTGCGCACGGTTGGTATCGGCGAGAAATCCGCATCGTGCGAACCGGCATCGGTGTGCGCTCTTGGAAGAGTGCGCAAGGCTTTCGCCGCAACGGGAAGAAACTCAAGGTGAAACACTCCGGGGGACGAATTTTTCACTACGGCTGGGTGCGCCCCCCGCAGCGCATGACCCGCAAGACGCACTCTTTTCTCACCCTGCACCGAGGGCGCGAAGAGGCAGACAAAAACTTTCCGGATCTCGAGCAGCCGTTTGATTATGGGCGGTTGCACGGCAGGGCGCGGTTTACCGGGACACACCCGGCAGTGATGCGCGAGCGCATCGCGGCAATGAATTGGGAGGTGCGGCCGGGCAAAGCAAAGATGCGCCACGACACGTTGCGGATTCGGCTGTTAACGTTTTTAGAAAACCGCATTCTCGGCTTTCGCTTGGGAGAGAACCGAAACTACATCGAGTTGCCCGACTGA